The Acidimicrobiales bacterium genome includes a window with the following:
- the prs gene encoding ribose-phosphate diphosphokinase, translating into GSAKRITAVCPYFGYSRQDRKASGREPITARLVSDMLRTAGAQRIVSVDLHSGQIQGFFEGPFDHLRAMPLLLDYIRDNVGADPVMVAPDAGRVRVAEQFGQHLDADIAFVHKRRETNAANEVQARSVAGSVKGKPCILIDDMIDTAGTMCAAAELLVAHGATDVWAMATHGILSDPAIDRLKNAPISRVVVTNTLPMPQDRIFDKLEVLSISSIVAAAIDAIFEDTSVSEIFGGENQA; encoded by the coding sequence GGGCTCGGCCAAACGGATCACCGCCGTGTGCCCGTACTTCGGCTACTCCCGCCAGGACCGCAAGGCGTCGGGGCGGGAGCCGATCACCGCCCGGCTGGTGTCGGACATGCTCCGCACGGCGGGAGCGCAGCGGATCGTGTCGGTCGACCTGCACTCCGGCCAGATCCAGGGCTTCTTCGAGGGCCCCTTCGACCACCTGCGGGCCATGCCCCTTCTCCTCGACTACATCCGGGACAACGTCGGCGCCGACCCGGTCATGGTGGCGCCCGACGCCGGCCGGGTGCGGGTGGCGGAGCAGTTCGGCCAGCACCTCGACGCCGACATCGCCTTCGTCCACAAGCGGCGGGAGACCAACGCGGCCAACGAGGTGCAGGCCCGCAGCGTGGCCGGCTCGGTCAAGGGCAAGCCCTGCATCCTCATCGACGACATGATCGACACCGCCGGGACCATGTGCGCCGCCGCCGAGCTCCTGGTGGCCCACGGCGCCACCGACGTGTGGGCCATGGCCACCCACGGCATCCTCTCCGACCCCGCCATCGACCGGCTCAAGAACGCCCCGATCTCCCGGGTGGTCGTCACCAACACCCTGCCCATGCCCCAGGACCGGATCTTCGACAAGCTCGAGGTCCTGTCGATCTCCTCCATCGTGGCCGCCGCCATCGACGCCATCTTCGAGGACACCTCGGTCTCGGAGATATTCGGCGGTGAGAACCAGGCCTGA